A single genomic interval of Zingiber officinale cultivar Zhangliang chromosome 4A, Zo_v1.1, whole genome shotgun sequence harbors:
- the LOC121970668 gene encoding disease resistance protein RGA2-like isoform X2, producing MDIVSPILEKAGASYVINKLIDAATGYVQDQYYWKTDLQGELQKLGRLLPQIQAVVDFAEPRLTMYESSNPALIKWLWQFRNGIDEAEDVLDDLEYIELEKKANSDKSRLSRRVDTSVKAAKRLLKFDDVLGRLRACVKNLNTFASDVQNFLALVTQTAGIGTGQMQYYHSSRITNPLPVLSFKGREDEKGKIIQYLLGESVEKSEIWINESVHCLPLVAIGGMGKTVLAKQVFHHFENVKKKHFDIKIWVCDSLPDLNASSLIKKILEYQTGGSESGPLERLPVKLQKILHSKRFLLVLDDVWDDNNQTEWEKLCAPLVYSQKGSWIILTTRLRSVAKMISKVIRSTMEPMILRGLSNDECRSLLYEHAFYGEDPNKFPLLKEIGEEIVEKLKGVPLLAKSIGGALNSKLEADHWTSISRSELWKMSIDSKYEFNPVLRLSYVMLPPRLKRCFSYCSIFPQDYQFKKQKLVCMWVAAGLIYKDELEDGLDEEDIANRCFDILCNKSFFDVHTYSRSLSHSQMLFCQRYSLYDFKEDFYTMHDMLNGLACHVSRYECCRIVHGTPSHILDNNAIRHIYVTSSHAQLHDLAKIVSKLKHLRTLWINYHGDPQKLDDCIRYACKSSRRIRVLIMESNYSRSSYQCLKSINDFLKL from the coding sequence ATGGACATAGTCTCGCCAATACTGGAGAAGGCAGGTGCAAGTTACGTCATCAATAAACTAATTGATGCAGCCACTGGTTATGTGCAAGATCAGTACTACTGGAAAACTGACTTGCAAGGAGAATTGCAAAAGCTCGGACGCTTACTTCCTCAGATTCAAGCAGTTGTTGACTTTGCCGAGCCTAGATTAACTATGTATGAATCTTCTAATCCAGCATTAATCAAGTGGCTGTGGCAGTTCAGGAATGGGATCGATGAGGCTGAGGATGTGTTGGATGATCTGGAATATATTGAACTGGAGAAGAAAGCTAACAGTGACAAAAGTAGGCTTTCTAGAAGGGTTGATACTTCTGTTAAAGCTGCAAAAAGATTACTGAAATTTGATGATGTTCTTGGAAGATTAAGGGCATGCGTGAAGAACTTGAACACCTTTGCTTCAGATGTCCAGAATTTTTTGGCACTGGTGACGCAAACAGCTGGCATCGGAACTGGACAAATGCAGTATTATCATTCAAGTAGAATCACCAATCCTTTGCCTGTATTATCATTCAAGGGACGTGAGGACGAAAAAGGAAAAATCATCCAGTATTTGCTAGGAGAGTCAGTGGAAAAATCTGAAATATGGATCAATGAGAGTGTGCATTGCCTGCCTTTGGTAGCGATTGGTGGTATGGGGAAGACTGTGCTCGCTAAACAAGTCTTTCATCATTTTGAAAACGTGAAAAAAAAACACTTTGACATCAAAATCTGGGTATGTGACTCCTTACCTGATCTCAATGCATCAAGTCTTATAAAGAAAATTCTAGAGTATCAAACTGGCGGATCTGAATCTGGGCCATTGGAACGGCTACCGGTGAAGCTCCAGAAGATTTTACATTCCAAAAGATTTTTACTTGTCCTAGATGATGTTTGGGATGACAATAACCAAACAGAGTGGGAGAAACTATGTGCTCCATTGGTATATAGCCAAAAGGGAAGCTGGATAATATTAACAACTAGATTGAGATCAGTTGCGAAAATGATCTCAAAAGTAATCAGAAGCACAATGGAGCCAATGATATTGCGGGGCTTGTCAAATGATGAATGTCGTTCACTCCTCTATGAGCATGCATTTTATGGTGAAGACCCAAATAAATTCCCGCTTCTTAAAGAAATTGGTGAAGAAATAGTAGAGAAATTGAAAGGTGTACCTCTTCTAGCAAAGTCAATTGGAGGAGCATTGAACAGTAAACTAGAAGCAGATCACTGGACGAGTATTTCAAGAAGTGAATTATGGAAAATGTCAATTGATTCAAAATACGAATTCAATCCAGTTCTAAGACTCAGTTACGTGATGCTTCCACCACGCTTGAAGCGGTGCTTTTCCTACTGCAGCATATTTCCACAAGATTACCAATTCAAAAAGCAAAAGCTAGTGTGCATGTGGGTGGCAGCAGGCCTAATTTACAAGGATGAATTAGAGGATGGCTTGGATGAGGAGGACATAGCTAACCGTTGCTTTGATATATTGTGCAACAAATCTTTCTTTGATGTTCATACCTATAGTCGGAGTCTGAGTCACAGTCAAATGCTATTTTGCCAAAGGTATTCTCTCTATGATTTCAAAGAAGATTTTTACACCATGCATGATATGTTGAACGGTCTTGCTTGTCATGTCTCACGCTATGAATGCTGTAGAATTGTGCATGGCACTCCAAGTCACATTTTGGACAATAATGCCATCCGTCATATATATGTTACCAGTTCCCATGCTCAACTCCATGATCTAGCTAAAATAGTGAGCAAACTCAAGCACTTAAGAACCCTCTGGATAAACTATCACGGGGATCCACAAAAACTTGATGATTGTATTCGATATGCTTGTAAATCATCAAGAAGAATTCGGGTATTGATTATGGAGTCTAATTATTCCAGATCATCTTATCAGTGTTTGAAAAGCATCAATGACTTTTTAAAACTATGA
- the LOC121970668 gene encoding putative disease resistance protein RGA3 isoform X3: protein MDIVSPILEKAGASYVINKLIDAATGYVQDQYYWKTDLQGELQKLGRLLPQIQAVVDFAEPRLTMYESSNPALIKWLWQFRNGIDEAEDVLDDLEYIELEKKANSDKSRLSRRVDTSVKAAKRLLKFDDVLGRLRACVKNLNTFASDVQNFLALVTQTAGIGTGQMQYYHSSRITNPLPVLSFKGREDEKGKIIQYLLGESVEKSEIWINESVHCLPLVAIGGMGKTVLAKQVFHHFENVKKKHFDIKIWVCDSLPDLNASSLIKKILEYQTGGSESGPLERLPVKLQKILHSKRFLLVLDDVWDDNNQTEWEKLCAPLVYSQKGSWIILTTRLRSVAKMISKVIRSTMEPMILRGLSNDECRSLLYEHAFYGEDPNKFPLLKEIGEEIVEKLKGVPLLAKSIGGALNSKLEADHWTSISRSELWKMSIDSKYEFNPVLRLSYVMLPPRLKRCFSYCSIFPQDYQFKKQKLVCMWVAAGLIYKDELEDGLDEEDIANRCFDILCNKSFFDVHTYSRSLSHSQMLFCQRLKSIATVSAADFGVPHDHI, encoded by the coding sequence ATGGACATAGTCTCGCCAATACTGGAGAAGGCAGGTGCAAGTTACGTCATCAATAAACTAATTGATGCAGCCACTGGTTATGTGCAAGATCAGTACTACTGGAAAACTGACTTGCAAGGAGAATTGCAAAAGCTCGGACGCTTACTTCCTCAGATTCAAGCAGTTGTTGACTTTGCCGAGCCTAGATTAACTATGTATGAATCTTCTAATCCAGCATTAATCAAGTGGCTGTGGCAGTTCAGGAATGGGATCGATGAGGCTGAGGATGTGTTGGATGATCTGGAATATATTGAACTGGAGAAGAAAGCTAACAGTGACAAAAGTAGGCTTTCTAGAAGGGTTGATACTTCTGTTAAAGCTGCAAAAAGATTACTGAAATTTGATGATGTTCTTGGAAGATTAAGGGCATGCGTGAAGAACTTGAACACCTTTGCTTCAGATGTCCAGAATTTTTTGGCACTGGTGACGCAAACAGCTGGCATCGGAACTGGACAAATGCAGTATTATCATTCAAGTAGAATCACCAATCCTTTGCCTGTATTATCATTCAAGGGACGTGAGGACGAAAAAGGAAAAATCATCCAGTATTTGCTAGGAGAGTCAGTGGAAAAATCTGAAATATGGATCAATGAGAGTGTGCATTGCCTGCCTTTGGTAGCGATTGGTGGTATGGGGAAGACTGTGCTCGCTAAACAAGTCTTTCATCATTTTGAAAACGTGAAAAAAAAACACTTTGACATCAAAATCTGGGTATGTGACTCCTTACCTGATCTCAATGCATCAAGTCTTATAAAGAAAATTCTAGAGTATCAAACTGGCGGATCTGAATCTGGGCCATTGGAACGGCTACCGGTGAAGCTCCAGAAGATTTTACATTCCAAAAGATTTTTACTTGTCCTAGATGATGTTTGGGATGACAATAACCAAACAGAGTGGGAGAAACTATGTGCTCCATTGGTATATAGCCAAAAGGGAAGCTGGATAATATTAACAACTAGATTGAGATCAGTTGCGAAAATGATCTCAAAAGTAATCAGAAGCACAATGGAGCCAATGATATTGCGGGGCTTGTCAAATGATGAATGTCGTTCACTCCTCTATGAGCATGCATTTTATGGTGAAGACCCAAATAAATTCCCGCTTCTTAAAGAAATTGGTGAAGAAATAGTAGAGAAATTGAAAGGTGTACCTCTTCTAGCAAAGTCAATTGGAGGAGCATTGAACAGTAAACTAGAAGCAGATCACTGGACGAGTATTTCAAGAAGTGAATTATGGAAAATGTCAATTGATTCAAAATACGAATTCAATCCAGTTCTAAGACTCAGTTACGTGATGCTTCCACCACGCTTGAAGCGGTGCTTTTCCTACTGCAGCATATTTCCACAAGATTACCAATTCAAAAAGCAAAAGCTAGTGTGCATGTGGGTGGCAGCAGGCCTAATTTACAAGGATGAATTAGAGGATGGCTTGGATGAGGAGGACATAGCTAACCGTTGCTTTGATATATTGTGCAACAAATCTTTCTTTGATGTTCATACCTATAGTCGGAGTCTGAGTCACAGTCAAATGCTATTTTGCCAAAG